A portion of the Flavobacterium limnophilum genome contains these proteins:
- a CDS encoding AAA family ATPase, whose translation MIIGLFLRHFKIYKGANYIPFGLNQKEMFNLFIGQNGAGKSSILEALNCYFNNSEFIYHTNEKRSESFISPLFIIEKNELLNYDKKVQQIIPIISETLLNLSFTSSTNFKPYESFFEQQLFLNGLKETHYIFTNAYWPQTDNSNQYFITFDNIIKKRIQEIEEFKDEKAYTSIILKLKSDIIKNYSFLYIPVETSIDDFLRLESKGMQDLMSEDVKKRIEKTLNEKLPLKEGRTQKKSILEIINNDLEDFVKEVESTIQEIDKDYDFDKEFKAKTRLTANHLSDVMIETFFSKRKLKKNGKQIKYLSSGERKKALIDIAYSFLIQEQNKERKIILAIDEPESSLHISMCYDQFSRLEELSSKFKIQLLVTSHWYGALPIIDKGNLYHIDSEQEEIKINQYSFRNYFEESGNNPSDIQFKSFFDLASAVISSLRIQETNWLIVESEEDKNYINKHISIQKNLKILPVGGCAIVKLLYNYLYTPISQKSEKKELNGKIFCLIDTDFQGVGTKDFLDDHNNGLLKMRRLQVMETSKIELHKIDTDIKYPTEIEEALDSKIFYEALKETIDESSNLEIKEIFYKFKYDEESVNSFVKGDKSIIYPDTSAIFEGNPSKDKDKIISFIENNKKEICKNYCSKDEIPKPQWIIKIEDFFNK comes from the coding sequence ATGATTATCGGACTATTTCTTAGGCATTTTAAAATTTATAAAGGTGCTAATTATATACCTTTTGGTCTTAACCAAAAAGAAATGTTTAATCTATTTATCGGACAAAATGGAGCTGGAAAAAGTTCAATTCTTGAAGCATTAAACTGTTATTTTAACAACTCCGAATTTATTTATCATACCAATGAAAAAAGGTCAGAATCGTTTATTTCACCTTTATTTATAATTGAGAAAAATGAATTGTTAAATTACGATAAAAAGGTTCAACAAATTATTCCAATTATTTCTGAAACCTTATTGAATCTTTCTTTTACATCATCGACAAACTTTAAACCTTATGAAAGTTTCTTTGAACAACAACTTTTTTTAAACGGCCTCAAAGAAACTCATTACATATTTACCAATGCCTACTGGCCGCAGACCGATAATAGCAATCAATATTTTATAACTTTTGATAATATTATTAAAAAGAGAATTCAAGAAATTGAAGAATTTAAAGATGAAAAAGCATATACTTCAATAATTTTAAAATTAAAAAGTGACATAATTAAAAATTATTCTTTTTTATATATTCCAGTAGAAACTTCAATTGATGATTTCTTAAGATTAGAGTCCAAAGGTATGCAAGACTTAATGAGTGAAGATGTTAAAAAAAGAATTGAAAAAACTCTAAATGAAAAACTACCACTAAAAGAAGGTAGAACTCAAAAGAAAAGCATATTAGAAATTATTAATAATGATTTAGAAGATTTTGTTAAAGAAGTTGAAAGTACAATTCAAGAAATTGATAAAGATTATGATTTTGATAAAGAATTTAAAGCTAAAACTAGATTAACTGCAAATCATTTATCAGATGTGATGATTGAAACATTCTTTTCTAAAAGAAAGTTAAAAAAGAATGGAAAACAAATTAAATATTTATCCTCAGGTGAAAGAAAAAAAGCTTTAATAGATATAGCTTATTCATTTTTAATTCAAGAACAAAATAAAGAGCGAAAAATAATTCTTGCAATTGATGAACCTGAATCATCATTGCATATTTCAATGTGCTATGACCAATTTAGCAGATTAGAAGAATTGTCTTCAAAATTTAAAATTCAACTATTGGTAACGTCACATTGGTATGGAGCATTACCAATAATTGATAAAGGAAATCTTTATCATATTGATTCAGAACAAGAAGAAATTAAAATAAATCAATATTCATTTAGAAATTATTTTGAAGAATCTGGTAATAACCCAAGTGATATTCAGTTCAAAAGTTTTTTTGATTTAGCTTCGGCAGTTATCAGTTCATTAAGGATACAAGAAACTAATTGGTTAATTGTAGAGAGTGAGGAGGATAAAAATTATATAAACAAACATATATCAATACAAAAAAATCTCAAAATTCTGCCTGTTGGTGGTTGTGCCATTGTAAAATTATTATACAATTATTTGTATACACCGATTTCCCAAAAATCAGAAAAAAAAGAACTAAATGGAAAAATATTTTGCTTAATTGATACCGATTTTCAAGGCGTTGGAACAAAAGATTTTTTAGATGACCATAATAATGGCTTGCTAAAAATGAGAAGACTTCAGGTTATGGAGACTTCTAAAATAGAATTACACAAAATAGACACAGATATTAAATATCCAACAGAAATTGAGGAAGCATTAGATTCAAAAATATTTTATGAAGCTTTAAAAGAAACTATTGATGAATCAAGTAATTTAGAAATTAAAGAAATATTCTATAAATTTAAATATGATGAAGAATCTGTAAACAGTTTTGTAAAAGGAGATAAATCAATAATTTATCCAGACACCTCCGCTATCTTTGAAGGTAATCCATCCAAAGATAAAGATAAAATTATATCCTTTATAGAAAATAATAAAAAAGAAATTTGCAAAAATTACTGTAGTAAAGATGAAATTCCAAAACCACAATGGATTATCAAAATTGAAGACTTTTTTAATAAATAA
- a CDS encoding type II toxin-antitoxin system RelE/ParE family toxin — protein MSYTVINHKEVKNDVQKAKDWYKCQQKGLEKRFANEVKVTLNYLIKNPLLFQVKYKTVRTAYTAIFPYGVHYHLNEKTNIITVLGIFHTSISPDNWLKRV, from the coding sequence ATGAGTTATACGGTAATCAACCACAAAGAAGTAAAGAATGATGTTCAGAAAGCCAAAGACTGGTACAAATGTCAACAAAAAGGTTTAGAAAAACGATTTGCTAATGAAGTTAAAGTCACATTGAACTACCTTATTAAAAATCCTTTATTGTTTCAAGTGAAATACAAAACCGTAAGAACTGCCTACACGGCAATTTTTCCTTATGGAGTGCATTACCACCTTAATGAAAAAACGAATATTATTACCGTCCTAGGTATATTTCATACCTCAATATCGCCTGATAATTGGCTTAAAAGAGTATAA
- a CDS encoding addiction module component CHP02574 family protein, which translates to MRTQIIQDNNGLPTGVFIPIEDWENIKKHYPNIEKIDQELPQWQKDILDIRLADLNNPDQLEPIDELFKVLDAE; encoded by the coding sequence ATGAGAACACAAATTATACAAGATAATAATGGCTTGCCGACCGGTGTTTTTATTCCTATTGAAGATTGGGAAAATATAAAAAAGCACTATCCTAATATTGAAAAAATTGACCAAGAATTACCACAATGGCAAAAGGATATTCTAGATATTCGTTTAGCTGATTTAAACAATCCTGATCAACTAGAACCTATTGATGAACTTTTTAAAGTTTTGGATGCAGAATGA